Proteins encoded in a region of the Zea mays cultivar B73 chromosome 4, Zm-B73-REFERENCE-NAM-5.0, whole genome shotgun sequence genome:
- the LOC109945603 gene encoding PAN domain-containing protein At5g03700 produces the protein MKCRGDPAITAAAAIGVLCVASAVLLGLVDGATEGEEPTTQLLNGFTAAHAAGAPAPFQPVLYAPSGAFALGFLRVGAGSLDLAVVHLPSSFPVWRATPARLGDWSRPATFTFDGGLELTGYDGGVLWQTLGAVGDVVVLLNSSNLVVRRYEKTLPEWESFRHPSDTLVLGQNFTASSPPLVSANRRFALRLGKAYMALHMEFYGGQTAPAYWRHTALMAQPENATEPPVYGSLDARGFFGLYLEGGGQRVDVLSFDTFAQNLTAAFRRMTLDDDGNLRAYYWAGGSKAWASDYRAIAERCDLPTPCGAYGLCVPRKAECQCLDNSTSTAAPSCHAEETADLCAGNQLGLGFHVVRRKRVSVAYKEELPFETNRTAEECEAACAGNCSCWAAVHSGASGYCYLIDFPVETLVYEADDRKVGYFKVRKPPARPGVSLSPGVAAATAALSLVLVGLAAAGACIGYQIRERRKQGRAGMEQELVPVPYKDLKSMDSSNNSFGA, from the coding sequence ATGAAGTGCCGAGGTGATCCGGCgatcaccgccgccgccgccatcggCGTGCTCTGTGTCGCGTCGGCGGTGCTCCTGGGCCTGGTCGACGGCGCCACCGAGGGAGAGGAGCCCACGACGCAGCTCTTGAACGGCTTCACCGCGGCGCACGCGGCGGGCGCGCCGGCGCCGTTCCAGCCCGTGCTGTACGCGCCCAGCGGCGCCTTCGCGCTCGGCTTCCTCCGCGTCGGCGCGGGGTCGCTCGACCTCGCCGTGGTCCACCTCCCGTCCTCCTTCCCCGTCTGGCGGGCCACGCCGGCCCGCCTCGGGGACTGGTCGCGCCCGGCCACGTTCACGTTCGACGGCGGCCTGGAGCTCACCGGCTACGACGGCGGCGTGCTGTGGCAGACGCTCGGCGCCGTCGGCGACGTCGTCGTGCTGCTCAACTCCTCCAACCTCGTCGTGCGGCGGTACGAGAAGACCCTGCCGGAGTGGGAGAGCTTCCGCCACCCGTCCGACACGCTCGTCCTGGGGCAGAACTTCACGGCTTCCTCGCCGCCGCTCGTCTCCGCGAACCGCCGGTTCGCGCTGCGGCTCGGCAAGGCGTACATGGCGCTGCACATGGAGTTCTACGGCGGGCAGACGGCGCCGGCGTACTGGAGGCACACGGCCCTgatggcgcagccggagaacgccACGGAGCCGCCGGTGTACGgcagcctcgacgcccgcgggttCTTCGGCCTGTACCTCGAGGGCGGCGGACAGAGGGTGGACGTGCTCTCGTTCGACACGTTCGCGCAGAACCTCACCGCCGCGTTCCGGCGGATGACGCTGGACGACGACGGCAACCTCCGCGCGTACTACTGGGCCGGCGGCTCCAAGGCGTGGGCGTCGGACTACAGGGCCATCGCGGAGCGGTGCGACCTGCCGACGCCGTGCGGCGCGTACGGCCTGTGCGTCCCCCGGAAGGCCGAGTGCCAGTGCCTCGACAACAGCACGAGCACCGCCGCCCCATCGTGCCACGCAGAGGAGACCGCCGACCTTTGCGCCGGCAATCAACTGGGTCTGGGGTTCCACGTGGTGCGGCGGAAGCGGGTGTCCGTGGCGTACAAGGAGGAGCTGCCGTTCGAGACGAACAGGACGGCGGAGGAGTGCGAGGCGGCGTGCGCCGGCAACTGCAGCTGCTGGGCCGCTGTGCACAGCGGCGCGAGCGGCTACTGCTACCTCATCGACTTCCCCGTGGAGACGCTGGTGTACGAGGCCGACGACCGGAAGGTGGGCTACTTCAAGGTCAGGAAGCCGCCTGCACGGCCGGGCGTGTCGCTGTCGCCGGGCGTCGCCGCAGCCACGGCGGCGCTGTCGCTGGTCTTGGTCGGCCTGGCCGCGGCCGGAGCTTGCATCGGGTACCAGATTCGGGAGAGGAGGAAGCAGGGACGAGCTGGGATGGAGCAGGAACTGGTGCCGGTGCCGTACAAGGACCTCAAGTCCATGGACAGCTCCAACAATTCGTTCGGAGCATGA
- the LOC109945604 gene encoding probable mitochondrial adenine nucleotide transporter BTL3 yields MVAPGGEALGGVIGVARHMIQTEGFFSLYKGLVPSLISMAPSGAVFYGVYDILKMAFLYSPEGKKRVSMMKQQKQETNALDQLELGTVRTLLYGAIAGCCAEAATYPFEVVRRQLQMQVKATRMNVLATCLKIVDQGGVPALYAGL; encoded by the coding sequence ATGGTTGCTCCTGGTGGTGAAGCTTTAGGTGGGGTCATTGGTGTTGCCCGCCACATGATCCAAACTGAAGGATTCTTCTCGCTGTATAAGGGATTGGTGCCTTCTCTTATCAGCATGGCACCCTCTGGCGCTGTATTCTATGGAGTGTATGACATACTGAAGATGGCTTTTCTGTATTCTCCTGAAGGAAAGAAAAGGGTATCGATGATGAAGCAACAAAAACAAGAGACAAATGCATTGGATCAACTTGAACTGGGTACTGTGAGGACTTTACTCTATGGGGCCATTGCTGGTTGCTGTGCTGAAGCTGCTACATACCCATTTGAAGTGGTCCGTAGGCAGCTACAGATGCAAGTAAAAGCAACCAGAATGAATGTGCTTGCAACATGCCTTAAGATTGTCGACCAAGGTGGGGTACCAGCACTGTATGCCGGTCTCTAA